The following proteins come from a genomic window of Larimichthys crocea isolate SSNF chromosome III, L_crocea_2.0, whole genome shotgun sequence:
- the phyhiplb gene encoding phytanoyl-CoA hydroxylase-interacting protein-like: MEVPGLAHNITSPLSPCEGMIKDLSLDAIQLCERDGSKSQDGSISEMEELPVPQNIKISNITCDSFKICWDMEARSKERITHYFIDLNKKENKNSNKFKHKDVPTKLVAKAVPLPMTVRGHWFLSPRTEYTVAVQTASKQTDGDYAISEWSEIIEFCTADYSTVHLNQLLEKAEVIAGRMLRFSVFYRNQNKEYFDHAREAQENRMLPSVKDNSGSHGSPISGKLEGIFFSCNTEFNTGKPPQDSPYGRHRFEIQADALFNPNTNLYFGDFYCMYTAYHYVILVLAPKGSRGDDFCKQRLPALDITNNRFLTCKQDEDAAGSLVFHHAQDVILEVIYTEPLDLALGTVAEISGHQLMSMSTVNAKKDPSCKTCNISVGR, from the exons ATGGAGGTACCAGGTTTGGCGCACAACATCACCAGCCCTTTAAGTCCCTGCGAGGGGATGATCAAGGACCTGAGCTTGGACGCCATACAATTATGCGAACGAGATG GAAGTAAATCCCAGGACGGCAGCATCTCTGAGATGGAGGAGCTCCCTGTTCCTCAGAACATCAAGATCAGTAACATCACCTGCGACTCCTTCAAGATCTGCTGGGACATGGAGGCGCGCAGCAAGGAGCGCATCACACACTACTTCATTGACCTGAACAAGAAGGagaacaaaaactcaaacaagTTCAAACACAAG GATGTTCCTACCAAGCTGGTTGCCAAGGCAGTGCCCCTGCCCATGACGGTTCGGGGCCACTGGTTCCTGAGCCCACGCACGGAGTACACTGTGGCCGTCCAGACCGCATCAAAACAGACTGACGGGGACTATGCCATCTCCGAGTGGAGCGAGATCATCGAGTTCTGCACTGCCG aTTATTCCACAGTGCATCTAAACCAGCTGCTAGAAAAGGCGGAGGTCATCGCTGGCCGGATGCTGCGCTTCTCCGTCTTCTACAGGAACCAGAATAAAGAGTACTTCGACCACGCCAG GGAGGCGCAGGAGAACCGGATGCTGCCGTCAGTGAAAGACAACAGCGGCAGTCACGGCTCACCCATCAGTGGCAAGCTGGAGGGCATTTTCTTCAGCTGCAACACAGAGTTCAACACGGGCAAGCCTCCACAGGACTCCCCTTATGGCCGCCACCGCTTTGAGATTCAAGCCGACGCGCTCTTCAACCCCAACACCAACCTGTACTTTGGAGACTTCTACTGCATGTACACAGCCTACCACTACGTTATCCTGGTTCTGGCGCCGAAGGGCTCCAGGGGCGACGACTTCTGTAAGCAGAGGCTTCCTGCGCTCGACATCACCAACAACCGCTTTCTCACCTGCAAGCAGGATGAAGATGCCGCCGGAAGTCTGGTGTTTCACCACGCCCAGGATGTCATCCTGGAGGTGATCTACACGGAGCCTTTAGACCTGGCACTGGGCACGGTGGCCGAGATCAGCGGGCACCAACTGATGAGTATGTCCACAGTAAATGCCAAGAAGGACCCCAGCTGCAAGACCTGCAACATCAGTGTGGGACGCTAA